In one window of Alphaproteobacteria bacterium DNA:
- the sufC gene encoding Fe-S cluster assembly ATPase SufC — MNKRLEIKNLYTNIGENSILKGINLSIKRGEIHVIMGPNGSGKSTLSKVIAGHPAYNITKGEILFNHENINKLDPAIRSHKGLFLAFQYPIEVPGVTNEDFLRLIYNSSRKASGLSELGPIEFLEFVIKKLELVNMNLDFLYRNVNEGFSGGEKKRNEILQFAILNSTLGILDEIDSGLDIDALKLIASSINKLKEADKNKSLIIITHYNRLLKYIKPDFIHVMVKGKIIKSGDHTLAQVLEQKGYKWLS; from the coding sequence AGCATAAAAAGAGGAGAAATTCATGTTATTATGGGACCAAATGGTTCTGGAAAAAGTACTTTATCAAAAGTTATAGCTGGACATCCTGCATATAATATTACAAAAGGTGAAATTCTTTTTAATCATGAGAATATAAATAAATTAGATCCTGCTATTCGTTCACATAAAGGACTTTTTTTAGCATTTCAATACCCAATTGAAGTACCAGGTGTTACCAATGAAGATTTTTTACGTCTTATTTATAATTCATCACGAAAAGCCTCAGGTTTATCAGAATTAGGTCCAATAGAGTTTTTAGAATTTGTTATAAAAAAACTTGAATTAGTTAATATGAATTTAGATTTTCTTTATCGAAATGTAAATGAAGGATTTTCTGGAGGTGAAAAAAAACGTAATGAGATTCTTCAATTTGCTATTTTAAATAGTACACTAGGAATTTTAGATGAAATAGATTCTGGTTTAGATATCGATGCTTTAAAATTAATTGCTTCTTCTATAAATAAATTAAAGGAGGCTGATAAAAATAAAAGTTTAATTATCATAACACACTATAATAGATTATTAAAATATATTAAGCCTGATTTTATTCATGTTATGGTAAAAGGTAAAATTATTAAATCAGGTGATCATACTTTAGCACAAGTACTCGAACAAAAAGGTTATAAATGGTTAAGTTAA